A stretch of the Actinoalloteichus fjordicus genome encodes the following:
- a CDS encoding DUF5319 domain-containing protein, whose product MRFVPHDALPPDPFASDPEDPARALGEPADDDDRALDEDERAELLADLADLAVYQALLEQRGLRGIVVDCADCAEPHYHDWELLRSSLTQLLADGHMRPHEPAYNPDPNHYVTWEYCRGYSDAAGATEATEA is encoded by the coding sequence GTGCGCTTCGTGCCGCACGATGCCCTGCCCCCAGATCCGTTCGCGAGCGACCCGGAGGACCCGGCGCGCGCCCTAGGCGAGCCTGCGGACGACGACGACCGAGCACTCGACGAAGACGAACGGGCCGAACTGCTGGCCGACCTCGCTGACCTGGCGGTCTACCAGGCCTTGCTGGAACAGCGCGGCCTGCGCGGCATCGTCGTCGACTGCGCGGACTGTGCCGAACCGCACTATCACGACTGGGAGCTGCTCCGATCGAGCCTGACGCAGCTCCTGGCCGATGGTCACATGCGACCGCACGAACCCGCATACAACCCCGACCCCAATCACTACGTGACCTGGGAGTACTGCCGAGGCTACTCGGACGCGGCAGGCGCGACCGAGGCCACCGAGGCCTGA
- a CDS encoding anti-sigma-D factor RsdA, whose protein sequence is MADRHDDDEPTSGDRIENGNPSPSSSDETGHLDGFASQAEPESPAEHIDLSAVQADDALLDALGGTDPTVGEEQSADQDLSAMLVAWRREADAEPFGELIDIDTAVATIAAARPPVRRRTRFLVPLATAAAVLAIAFTGVSVAAREARPGDTLWGLSRVLFTEHANSVEAAVTVQDELAAAEAALFAGRLDQAEAALERAGASLDSVSDDDGHADLRATHDRLRDRLDPAAPPPVEDDDEAEDSENTTGGGEPPVLVDTTTEQPPPTQPTEDSEPTPPDETTTPPPEETTPSTPPTPSTPPSPSTPSGSEPDTSTGSRTEDFSTVPSGGE, encoded by the coding sequence GTGGCCGACAGACACGATGATGACGAGCCCACGTCGGGTGATCGAATCGAGAACGGGAACCCCTCGCCGTCGTCATCTGACGAGACGGGGCACCTCGACGGCTTCGCATCCCAGGCGGAGCCGGAGTCTCCGGCGGAGCACATCGACCTCTCCGCAGTACAGGCCGATGACGCGCTTCTCGACGCGCTCGGCGGAACGGACCCGACGGTCGGCGAGGAGCAGTCCGCCGACCAGGACCTCAGCGCCATGCTGGTCGCGTGGCGGCGAGAGGCCGACGCCGAGCCGTTCGGCGAACTCATCGACATCGACACCGCCGTGGCGACCATCGCCGCCGCCCGGCCTCCGGTGCGGCGCAGGACTCGATTCCTGGTTCCGCTCGCCACTGCTGCCGCCGTGCTCGCCATCGCCTTCACCGGGGTGAGCGTCGCCGCGCGCGAGGCACGCCCCGGCGACACCCTGTGGGGACTGTCCCGCGTGTTGTTCACCGAGCACGCGAACTCGGTGGAGGCGGCCGTCACGGTCCAGGACGAACTGGCCGCGGCCGAGGCCGCGTTGTTCGCGGGCAGGCTCGATCAGGCCGAGGCGGCGCTCGAGCGCGCGGGTGCCTCGCTCGACTCGGTGTCCGACGACGACGGGCATGCCGACCTTCGCGCCACACACGATCGGCTGCGGGACAGGCTCGATCCGGCCGCTCCGCCGCCCGTCGAGGATGACGACGAGGCCGAGGACTCCGAGAACACGACGGGTGGCGGCGAACCGCCGGTGCTGGTCGACACCACCACTGAGCAGCCCCCGCCGACTCAGCCGACCGAAGACTCCGAGCCGACTCCGCCGGACGAGACGACGACCCCGCCGCCGGAGGAGACGACGCCGAGCACACCGCCGACGCCGAGCACTCCGCCGTCGCCCAGTACGCCGTCGGGCAGCGAGCCGGACACCAGCACCGGGTCCCGGACGGAGGACTTCTCGACGGTGCCATCCGGCGGCGAGTGA
- a CDS encoding response regulator transcription factor, with translation MTTVLICDDRRSVREGLTRVMSAVPGVSRIDCVAHGDELLARFSRQAVDVVLVGTQRAVPTGVEATRRLVSAHPQANVIVFGAPDDAGSIAAAIAGGARGYLRWDASRPELVAALAHTLASTAVPAPRQPSDPGVQLTERELQVLRGMSQGKSNGQIGRELYLSEDTVKTHARRLFRKLGVRDRAQAVAHGFRRGLVS, from the coding sequence GTGACGACGGTCTTGATCTGCGATGACCGGCGGAGCGTCCGGGAGGGGCTCACTCGCGTGATGTCGGCGGTCCCGGGTGTGAGCCGGATCGATTGTGTAGCCCATGGTGACGAGCTGCTCGCTCGTTTCTCCAGGCAGGCTGTCGATGTCGTGCTGGTGGGAACGCAGCGCGCCGTGCCAACGGGCGTGGAGGCCACCAGGCGGCTCGTCTCGGCTCACCCACAGGCTAACGTCATCGTCTTCGGCGCCCCGGACGACGCGGGCAGCATCGCTGCCGCGATCGCGGGTGGAGCGCGCGGTTACCTGCGATGGGACGCCTCGCGTCCCGAGCTGGTCGCCGCCTTGGCGCACACGCTGGCGAGCACTGCGGTGCCCGCTCCGCGTCAGCCCTCTGATCCGGGAGTCCAGCTCACCGAGCGTGAGCTCCAGGTGCTGCGGGGCATGAGCCAGGGAAAGAGCAATGGTCAGATCGGGCGCGAGCTCTATCTGTCCGAGGACACCGTCAAGACACACGCGCGACGTCTGTTCCGCAAGTTGGGCGTGCGCGATCGCGCGCAGGCAGTTGCCCACGGCTTCCGCAGGGGACTCGTCTCCTGA
- a CDS encoding WhiB family transcriptional regulator, whose protein sequence is MADTRRLPGPNADLWDWQLQGSCRGMDSAFFFHPDGERGPARSRREARAKEVCQQCPVLEQCRQHALAVQEPYGIWGGLSEAERTLLIKSKSRRMAGLAS, encoded by the coding sequence ATGGCCGACACTCGGCGGCTGCCAGGGCCGAACGCGGACCTGTGGGATTGGCAGCTTCAGGGCTCATGCAGAGGCATGGACAGCGCCTTCTTCTTCCATCCGGACGGCGAGAGAGGTCCGGCGAGGTCACGGCGGGAGGCAAGGGCGAAAGAGGTGTGCCAGCAGTGCCCGGTGCTCGAACAGTGCAGGCAGCACGCGTTGGCGGTTCAAGAGCCGTACGGCATCTGGGGCGGCCTGTCCGAGGCCGAGCGAACGCTGCTGATCAAGTCCAAGAGCCGCAGGATGGCGGGGCTCGCCTCCTGA
- a CDS encoding MerR family transcriptional regulator, producing MPATTSDEPTLTVAAVARRLGVAPATLRTWDRRYGLGPSGHTSGRHRRYGPLDVARLELMQHALLRGASPAEAARYALSTSSPAPRVAPEAESTSVRVTGRVVETDETLPQPPRPRLVHDAGRLGAEPGGSAAATASSPQGGSSATDAASTAADGPLPGLTSGLLSGGLDLPSFEHRARSGGRGLRLPGASSRARGLGRAVTAMDSWSVNRLLLEALHEDGVLTVWQELAEPVLAALNERWEHSGEGREMTRLLSECLVTVMSTVTAGAAEPRTARSVLLVGAPGESHGLPMYVLAAELSQRRLGARLLGVGLPMDGVVAAVRRVAPAAMVLWAQRPRCGDPGVFEALPRTRQRVRLFAGGPGWDQSTLPSRVEAVTELASAVDLIERTVVVRGGRG from the coding sequence CTGCCCGCCACGACCAGTGACGAGCCGACTCTCACCGTCGCCGCGGTCGCCCGTCGGCTCGGCGTCGCGCCCGCCACTCTGCGCACCTGGGACCGGCGCTACGGCCTGGGCCCGAGCGGGCACACCAGCGGAAGACACCGTCGGTACGGCCCGCTGGACGTCGCGCGGCTCGAGCTGATGCAGCACGCGCTGTTGCGGGGCGCCTCGCCCGCCGAGGCGGCGCGGTATGCCCTGAGCACCTCCTCGCCTGCGCCGAGGGTCGCGCCTGAGGCGGAGTCGACCTCGGTTCGGGTGACCGGACGGGTCGTGGAGACCGACGAGACGCTGCCGCAGCCTCCTCGGCCCCGGCTGGTCCACGATGCGGGACGCCTCGGTGCGGAGCCGGGGGGGTCCGCAGCCGCGACCGCCTCGTCGCCTCAGGGCGGCTCCTCGGCGACCGACGCGGCCTCGACGGCCGCCGACGGTCCGCTGCCGGGGCTGACCTCCGGACTGCTCTCCGGCGGCCTGGATCTGCCCTCCTTCGAACACCGGGCCCGGTCCGGCGGTCGCGGGCTGCGGCTGCCGGGTGCGAGCAGCCGAGCCAGGGGGCTCGGCCGCGCGGTGACGGCGATGGACTCCTGGTCGGTGAACCGGCTGCTGCTGGAGGCACTGCACGAGGACGGCGTGCTGACGGTGTGGCAGGAGCTGGCCGAGCCGGTGCTCGCCGCGTTGAACGAACGGTGGGAGCACTCCGGCGAGGGCCGGGAGATGACCCGGCTGTTGAGCGAGTGCCTGGTCACCGTGATGAGCACCGTGACGGCCGGGGCGGCCGAGCCGAGGACGGCGAGGTCGGTGCTGCTCGTCGGTGCTCCCGGCGAGTCGCACGGCCTCCCGATGTACGTGTTGGCGGCCGAGCTGTCCCAGCGGCGACTCGGGGCGAGGCTGCTGGGTGTCGGGCTGCCGATGGACGGGGTGGTCGCGGCAGTGCGGCGGGTAGCCCCCGCCGCGATGGTCCTGTGGGCGCAGCGACCGCGCTGCGGCGATCCCGGGGTGTTCGAGGCCCTGCCGAGGACCCGGCAGCGGGTGCGGCTGTTCGCGGGCGGGCCTGGTTGGGACCAGAGCACCCTCCCGAGCCGGGTGGAGGCTGTGACGGAGCTCGCATCCGCGGTGGACCTCATCGAGCGAACCGTCGTGGTCCGGGGCGGGCGCGGGTAG
- a CDS encoding sigma-70 family RNA polymerase sigma factor, giving the protein MTNLGDGLDAVVGEAVGGNRRAIERLLAAIRPLVVRYCRARVGRQERSSASADDVAQEVCLAVLTALPGYRDQGRPFLAFVYGIASHKVADAHRAAARNKSEPVPEVPDAPGNEAGPEQRAMQDELSGRMGKLLQVLPPKQREILLLRVVVGLSAEETAEAVDSTPGAVRVAQHRALTRLRKTLATEEVV; this is encoded by the coding sequence ATGACTAATTTGGGGGACGGACTGGACGCCGTCGTCGGCGAGGCCGTCGGCGGTAATCGTCGGGCGATCGAACGGTTGTTGGCGGCCATTCGTCCCCTTGTGGTGCGGTACTGCCGTGCCAGGGTCGGTAGACAGGAACGGTCGTCAGCCTCAGCTGACGACGTCGCCCAGGAGGTGTGTCTCGCCGTGCTCACGGCGCTGCCGGGCTACCGCGACCAGGGACGTCCGTTCTTGGCGTTCGTGTACGGCATCGCCTCGCACAAGGTTGCGGATGCACACCGGGCTGCGGCGCGGAACAAGTCCGAGCCGGTGCCCGAGGTTCCTGACGCACCGGGTAACGAGGCTGGTCCGGAGCAGCGGGCCATGCAGGACGAGCTGTCCGGTCGGATGGGAAAACTGCTTCAGGTGCTGCCGCCGAAACAGCGAGAGATCCTGCTGCTTCGGGTGGTCGTCGGGCTCTCCGCCGAGGAGACGGCTGAAGCCGTGGACTCGACGCCCGGCGCGGTGCGAGTCGCCCAGCACCGGGCCCTGACCAGGCTGAGGAAGACGCTCGCCACGGAGGAGGTGGTCTGA